The following proteins are encoded in a genomic region of Phalacrocorax carbo chromosome W unlocalized genomic scaffold, bPhaCar2.1 SUPER_W_unloc_4, whole genome shotgun sequence:
- the LOC135310882 gene encoding activated RNA polymerase II transcriptional coactivator p15-like isoform X2, whose product MPKSKELVSSSSSVSDSDSEVDKKAKRKKQAAPEKPVKKQKTGESSKGAASSKQNSNRDENMFQIGKMRYVSVRDFKGKVLIDIREYWMDQEGEMKPGRKGIQ is encoded by the exons ATGCCTAAGTCAAAGGAACTTGTGTCTTCAAGCTCATCTGTCAGTGACTCAGATAGTGAAGTTGACAAAAAG GCAAAGCGGAAAAAGCAAGCAGCTCCAGAAAAGcctgtaaagaaacaaaagactGGTGAAAGTTCAAAGGGTGCAGCTTCTTCTAAGCAAAACAGTAACAGAGATGAGAATATGTTTCAG ATTGGCAAAATGAGGTATGTCAGTGTTCGTGACTTTAAAGGGAAAGTCTTAATTGATATTAGAGAATATTGGATGGATCAAGAAGGTGAAATGAAGCCCGGCAGGAAAG